The window CCTTTACGAACCCTGCAATTTCAGGTTCATTGATTGGGAAGGACAAAGATTTCCCCGTCATTTTTTTATATTGCTTTTCAAAACGCGTAAACTCCATCGAATATTCACCGTGCAACTTACGATAATCCCGCACGAATTGTTGATATAACGCCGCATTTCCTTCATATTTTTCAACTTGTGCATCTCGTAAATATAATTCACTTGCTAATTTTTGAAGCAATTGATATAACGTTTGAACGTTATGAAAGATGCCACTTACATTTTCATACTCTTCTTCATAGGAAGAAATCAGTGCCTTATCCCGCTGTTGGCGAGTGAACTCAAACTCTGCCTCGGAATTATAGCGTTCCACATTTTCAAATGCAGATAAATAAGGTTCGCGTGTTGGAATCATTTCAACCTCTTTGCGAAGTCGCTCCAACCAATGAATAAATTGTTCTGAAACATGACGTGTTTTCTTTACCTGATTACTTACGATGCGTTGAATTAATTGTGACAGCTCTGTAATACGTGAATCAATTAAAAGCTGCATATTATGCGTCTTTCGGGCTTCTAACGCCTGCTCTGCCGATACCGCTAACACGTCACCAATTAAATGCCCATAGCGTGCCTTTTCCGATGCAATAAATTGTGTAACATCTACATCAGCTTCGTCAATCCCATTTATAATAAAATGAGGCTCAATCGCAAAAGTTTTCATCTTCTTTAATAAATTGACTTCATCCTCCGTTGCAGGCGAACCATTTCGAAGTACCCAAAATACTTCATCCACTCGTTGTAGTAATGTTTGTGAAAAATAAGCAGTATTATTCGGACCTACTTCAAGTGCAACAGAATCAACAAGCGTGACGTCCTTTAATAAATCATGTTTAATATACACTTCAATATAATCTAAATGTTCACGAATTATTTGGGCACTAAACGTATCTGAAACGGTAATTAAATGCAGCTTCGAAATATCAAACGTGGCAATGACGCCATCTAAGAAAAAGGCTTTAATGCATTCCTGTTCACCAAACCGAATAAATGTACTAATATTCGTCGGTTGGCTATTACCCACTGTAAATAATGCACGTCCTAATAGACTGTTAATTAATGTTGTTTTTCCTACGCGTTCTTTCCCTAATAAGACCAACATAGGCTGACTTTCCGAATCATCAATCATTCGTTTAAGTCGACGTGTCGTATCTTTCACGTAAGAATTTTGCGATAAAATTAAATGTAATGGCTTTAGACGTTCAATCAATTGGTGCAAAGGTGGTGGATTTTCTTTAACAAGTGTTTCAATAGTTATTTCTTCAGTCATGTGCCATACTCCCCTACTACTTCATTACTTCAATTATAAGCGGGATCACTTTTTGTTGAAGGAGAAAATTGCGAAAAGAGCGAAAATTGAGTCATGCGACACAGTCATATTTTTCAAATTTAGGTATTAGTTCATAATGAAAGGAAGCGAATAACATTATTTTTTAACTTACTTCAGCGGAAATACCTACTCCAAAAGTAAGGAATGCATGCCAAGTATGCCTTGAATCCAGTGGGATTCATAACTTGCTGAATCAAGTGATGCCTTAGATTTTGAAATGGCGCTTTTCTAGCGAGTTCGAAAAAAATCTGGACAAGAGTTAGCCAAGGGGGAATTGATTAAAGTACTTGGCATAAATTGCTGTGTTATTCCCTATTTTCGACAGAGACAATCCGTCGTATGATCATTGACCATGCCAACTGCTTGCATAAAGGAGTAGCAAATCGTACTGCCTACAAATTTGAAGCCATCTTTTTTTAATTGTTTGCTCATGCGGTCACTAATTTCCGTCGTGATTGGTACTTCCGCAATACTTTTCCAATGATTGATGATCGGTTTTCCGTCTACAAAAGACCATATATAGTTGGAAAAGGAGCCGTGCTTTTGCTGCATCGCTAAAAAGGCATTGGCATTTGTAACGACACTTTGAATTTTTAAACGATTTCGTATGATTGCTGAATTTTCTTTTAATTCGGCCAATTTTACAGCATCATAGTGAATGATTTTTTCTGCATCAAATTGATCAAATGCTTGGCGGTACCCCTCTCTCTTTTTTAAAATTGTCAGCCAGCTTAGTCCTGCTTGCGCACCTTCTAAGCAAATCATTTCAAAAAGGTGGCGATCCTCATAAACAGGCACGCCCCATTCCTCGTCATGATACGCAACATAAATTGGTTCATCTAGTTTGACCCACGCACATCGATTCATTTTTACACCTCTTTTTTGGAAATAATAACCTCTTATACAATGTAAAGCATTAGCCTTGCAATAACAATCGCATTATGTTATTTTTAACTGACGAACGTTAGGAAGGTGATTAGTTGACCATTCAAAAAATTAAAGCTGCAGCATTCAAAAACTTTGCTGTAAATGGCTATAATGGCGGTTCATTAGCGCAAATTGCAGAAGAGGTTGGCATTAAAAAGCAATCCATCTATACGTATTTTAAAAGTAAAGATGAGCTTTATACGACCCTTTCAAAAGAAGCAATGGAATTCGAACTTGCCTTTGTCGAACAGTTCATCGAAGAAAATAAAAAGGAAGAGATGGAGGAGACTTTATTTCAACTTTTACATGCTTGCGAATTGCGCTATACCGGGCAAGATGTTACGAAATTCTTTTTACGGTCCTCTTTTTTTGTACCGCCGCATTTAGAAAAACAGCTTAACGGACACATTTATTTTTATTTAGACAGCCTTGAACAACAGTTTACGCACTATTTTAAGTTGCAATCGATCGCCGTTACCCCAAATGAAGCAGCCATTAGTTATTTAGCTTTGCTCGATAGCTTATTTGTTGAATTACTTTACGGGGGTCAAGCGCGCTTTGAAAAGAGATTGCACGCGAGCTGGACTGTATTTTATCGAGGACTAACAAATTGAGGTGAAACATCATGACGAAATATTGGCTACTTGTATTATTAGCTGGCCTAATTGAAATTATTTGGGCAATGGGTTTAAAATACGCGTCCACCATTTGGATGTGGGGCGGGGTCGTAGTACTTATTATCCTATCGTTTTATATTTTAATCTTAGCGAATGACAAACTTCCTGTCGCAACGGTTTATGCAGTATTTACCGGGATTGGAACCGCAGGAACGGTCATTGTGGAAACGATACTTTTCAACGAACCAATTAGTTTCTCAAAAATTGGATTTATTGCTCTTCTACTCGTTGGGGTTATCGGACTAAAACTTGTATCCGATGAACCACAAGAAACGAGGGATGCATAATGGCTTGGGTATATTTAATTTTTGCAGGATTATTTGAAGTTGGTGGCGTTATTGGTATGAATAAAGTAGTTCAAAAGCGTTCTATTGGAGCATTTGCTATTTTATTTGGTTCATTCACTTGTAGTTTTACATTGCTTGCGCTGGCCATGAAAACATTACCAATGGGGCTGTCCTATGCTGTTTGGACCGGCATTGGCACTGTGGGTGGCACATTGGTCGGGATGCTGTTTTATAAAGAATCAAAAAACTGGAAACGTATTTTATTTATTTCGTTTATCATAATTGCCGTTGTAGGACTTAAAGTAACGCAATAAGTTACTGACCATTTAAGCAGGATAAATAATATTACTTTAGAAAATACGCTGCCGTTCTGCTTAAAAGCAGTTACGATCAGCGTTTTTTTATTTGAGATTCTAAATTTTCTTCCATAAAGTACATCGTTCGCATGGGAGGTGATGATATTTTATCGAGTCTTCTTACTGGATTTTCATAGTAATGCCAAATTGCTGTTTTCTATGAATTCTAATATGGGTTAATTAGAAAAAAAATTTTCCTATCAAATAACTTCTTTAAATGGTGTAATTTTTATAGTTACCCAAGCGCTACTAAAGTAATTAAGAATTATAGTAGAAATTGTGTATTTATCTCGATAAAATGGTCAAGTTAATAAATTGTTTTTAATGGTTCTAAAAAAGGGTATTATAGGAACAGTACTTCTGACGAACGTGTTGTTTTTTTACTTACTGTCAGATTATTAGCCAGCACCATCCACCGAAAATTTCAAAGGAGGCAATAATAGTATGAATATCATTGTTACTAGTTTATTCGTGGAAGATCAAGAAAAGGCACTAAAGTTTTATACAGAAACGCTTGGATTTGTAAAAAAGCATGACGTTCCAAGTGGGAAATTTAGGTGGATTACGCTCGTCTCTTCTGAAAATCAAGGAGGCACCGAGCTTGTTCTTGAACCTAATGAGAATCCGACCGCCAAAAATTATCAAACAAATTTAGTTGCTCAGGGTATCCCAGCAACAATGTTTGGCGTTGAAGATATTCATGATGAGTACAAACGTTTATCTGAAAGCGGCGTAAAGTTTACTATGGAACCAACAAAAATGGGCGATTTCACAATAGCTGTCTTCGATGATACATGTGGCAATCTAATTCAAATAATACAGAAATAACTAATTGTTAACCTTAACCTGTTCTTAGATTGGGGTTATACATGTTTAAATAGAAAAGGGATGCGGTTTTAACTACTCCACATCCCTTTTTCTTATTTATTAATGAATATAAACATAGCTTACAAGCATTTCTTGAATCAATTCAGTTGGTATTTCAAATTTCACAAGCCCCATATAACCTGGTGCCACTTCATATTTATCAAAGGCAATGACTAATTTCCCTTGTTCGGTAATGAAGAAGTTTTGCTCTTTTGTAATTTCCTCAAATCCCATAGAGTCGGTTTCAACTAACCAATACGTAGATTCCCCATTTGTCTCGATCATTTCATCACGCATTTGTTGCTGAATATATTCACTTATAGCAGGGATATAACTCGCATCTTTAAATAGGCTCGGTAATGTTAGGGCGATTTGTTTCTCTTTATCAATCGTTGTGTACTGCATAACTGTTGAAGACGAACCAACCGTATTCACAACATAGCGCCCCATCGACAGCAATTGATCAGTATCCGTTTCAACGATGTATCCACTATCAATCCCTAAATGTCCTCCGTCCATATAGCTTATTTCCTCTGTAAATTCCTCGTATAAAGCTTTACCTTCCGCCTCAAATTGCGCATTTAAGGCCTGGATTTCGTCAGAATCTCCCGTAATTTGTGGCACTTTAATATTCGCCTCATAATTCCCGTCTTTCACTTCATATTCAGTAAATGTTAATACTTCAACGACAGCAGAAAGCACCGGAATTTGGGCTAAACTTTTTGCCATGGCTGGACTCGCATTAATACCTCCAATAAAAATTATGCTCGCCGCAGCGGCAGAACCAAGTAACCAGCTCACTTTATTACGTTTTTTCGGTTTGCGTTTTAAACTGTTTTCAATGACCTCATCCAACTCTTTTGGGATTGGCACATCCTCGTATTGCTTTTTTATTTTTTTTAATTTGTCATCCATATTCCTTGCTCCCTTCATCACTTAATTCAATTTTTAATAATTTTAATGCCTTATAAAGTCTAGATTTTGCTGTACTTAATGGGATGTTTAAAATAATGGCTACATCTTCTAATTTTAAATCCTCAAAATACCTTAAAATAATGACTTCCCTTAAAGGTAAAGGTAAGTGATCCATCGCATTTTCTAAATCAACATCCTCATATGTATCTTGCTGCTGAGGTGATAAGTACTTAAGTTTTTCATCATCCATCACTTGAATGCGTTTCATCTTACGTAAAAAATCAATTGCAGTACGGGCAATAATTTGAAATAACCAACTTTTCATTTGCGCTTTTTTTTCAAGCGTATGGAGTGATAGCCATGCTTTTTGAATGCTGTCTTGGATGATATCAAGCGCATCCTGTTCATTTTTGACATAGCTATAAGCGAATAAGTATAGTTGTTTTTTGTTGTCCCGCACGAAATCAGTGAACAATTGTTCTAATTTAACATCCATGTCAAAGTTCCTCTCTTTTATTTGTCGACAATTATAAGACGGTTGAGCGGTAGGAAAAAGTTTAAACAACAACAAAAATACTATTAATTACTTGAATTAATAGTAGGCTTCCAAAAACAAAAGGAATAATAGTGAATTCATTTGTCATTATAAAATCTTAGGGATACAAAAAATCCCCGATAATTTTACTGTCAGTAAAATTTCGAGGATTTCTGTGTTTAGAGGAGGTTTTGTAACATCCTCACTTTGTCCAATGATTATTTACTTTCCCATACCTTCATCGGGCTTTGTTGTTCGCTTTCTAATGGTATTTGTTGCATAGAGACGGTGCGTTCAGCTCGGTCTTTTTTTAATTCATTGTAAATAAATTTTGATTTATCTAGTCCAACTTTTGCTGCTTGCTTAACGGATTCGCAATAATAAATATCCTTTATATTCGCAAAATACATCGCACTTAAGCACATCGCACATGGTTCACCACTTGCATACATCGTAAAACCAGATAAATCATTCGTTTGTAATTGCTGTTGTGCGCGGCGAATTGCTAATAATTCTGCATGTCCACTTACATCATGGACAACATGAAGCTCATTCACACCTTCTGCAATGATTTGTTCATCCATTACGAGTACTGCGCCAAACGGTTGTCCACCTTCTTGAACATTTGCGATTGCTAATTGCACCGCTCGCTCCATAAATTGTTTCATTCTCGTTGCCCCCTATTCATTATATGGCAATCATAACAAATATTGAGTTTGCTAGAAAGTGGCTAGATACCCATGGAAAAATGAAATTAAAGTAGAATATCCGTCCAAATTTTAATCGCTGTTGCGGCAATTAGGATTGCTAAAAAGCTTTGAAGCACTTTCGTATTCATTGTTTTCCCCATTTTTGCGCCGAGTGGGGCTGCTAAAATACTAGCAATAATCATTATAAATGCTGGCCAATATTCCACTTGCCCTGTCATCAATTTCCCGACACTTCCACCAATGGATGAAATAAATGTGACGGCTAAACTTGTGGCTATCGTCATACGCGTTGGAATTTTTAATACAGTGAGCATGATCGGTACGAGTAAAAAACCTCCTGCTGCCCCGACAATTCCCGAACACATACCTACAACAAGCGCTAAGCCTGCTGCAAGTGGTTTATTAAATGTCACTTCATTTAACGGTTGATCATCCAGCTGTTTTTTTGGTACAAACATCATCACGGCCGCGATTAGTGCAAGCGTGCCGTAAACGATATTCACCGCTTCTTCCGACAAAAATCCTGAACCATAACTACCGATGAAGCTACCGACTAAAATTGCTCCTCCCATATAAATAATTAACTGTTTATTTAATAAGCCACCTTTACGATAAGCCCATACGCCTGCCATCGATGCAAAAAGCACTTGCACCGCGCTAATTCCTGATACTTCGTGTGCGGTAAATGATGCGAGTCCGAATATTGGTGGAATGTATAACAGCATCGGGTATTTAATAATAGAGCCTCCAACACCTAGCATCCCCGATACAAATGAACCGACAAAACCGATGGCGAAAATAACTAAAATATACGTAATGGTGAAATCCATCTTTTGTTACCTTCCTTCTATTAGAAAAAGCGAGTAGTACGTGCTACTCGCTATTTTCATTTATGCTTTTTGAATATAAAAATAAATGACACCATCTACTTCTTTTTGTTCTAAAATTGTATGACTGCCAGCTTTTGACCAAGCAGCAAAGTCATTAATTGCACCTTTATCTGTTACTAAAACTTCTAAAATTTCACCCGAGTTCAAAGTATCAATCGCCTTTTTTGTACGTACGATTGGCATAGGACAAGCAAAGCCTTTTGCGTCTAATGTTTGTGTTATATTCATAATAAATTCCTCTTTTCGTTTTGATTTGTTTTGTAAGCGATTTTCGATTTTTCCGTGTATTACGGTTGCATGCCTTATGAGCGCAAGGCATGCATTGGTATAACATTTCAATTTAGATTACTACTCGTGGAACAAATGCGTTGCAATGCTTTTGTGATCAACGGTGTTAACGCACAGCACAACGATTCGGTCCAATCTCCATTTCCGTTTGCTCTTCATCAGATGGTGTGATTTTCCCCATATTCACATGGCGAATTTCTTGGTACGCATTTGGCTGTGGTGGTAAATTATCCGTTACCATTGAACGGAATATCGCCTCGTCCTCCACATTTAAACCGTGATTTTCCGCGAATAAGTCACCTAAACGTTTCGACACAGTTCCGTCTTCATTTAACTCTTCAATGATCATGAAGTGTGCAGGTAATACGATTAAATCCTTCGCTAATGTACGGTAACGTTTATATAATGTTTCGCGTAAATCACCAACCCAGTCCTCTGCCAAGCCCGCTAAGTCTGGACGACCAATCGAATCGATAAATAAAATATCACCTGTTAATAAATATTTGTGATCGACAACGAACGATGTTGAGCCAATTGTGTGACCTGGTGAATAAAGTGCACCTACATCAATTTTCGAAGCACCGATCTGTACAGTTAAACCATCTTCTAATTTTGTATAGTCAAATACGACTTCTTTTGCATCTTTTTCTGGTAAGTAATACGTTGCACCTGTTACCTCTGCAATTTGACGACCGCCAGAAATATGATCTGCGTGTAAATGCGTATCAAATACATGCGTAATTATCACATTTTTTTCTTCAGCAAATTTCGTAAATACTTCAGTAAAGCGGACTGCGTCGATTAATGCCGCTTCTCCTTCAGAAATGACCATGTAAGAAAGACAACCTTTCCCTAAGCGCACGAATTGGTATAGTTCCCCTCCATTTTGAAGACCGCCTACCTTAATTGGCTCTAGGTACATCGACCAAGATTTCATCCCCCCTTCTAAATACGCCACTTCACGACCAGCCTCTGATAGCATTTCAGCGATCATAATAGAAGAGCCTTCCTTTGCACAAACGACTAATACGTCTTTATTTGTAGGTATTTCAGATAAAACTTCTTCTACTCCGTCTAATAAATCGAAGTAAGGAATGTTTAAATAGTCAAATTGGTGACCATCGATTTTCCAGTCTTCAAATGCATCTGCATTACGCACGTCTAAAATGAATAATTCTTGATTATCGATTACTTTACGCGCTACATCTGCCGCCGTCCATTTAGCTACTGTCATGTAGAATTACCTCCGCAGGTATTATTTTTTGGATTTTTTTGCAGTGAGCAAACTTTCACTCACTGCCTTTTCATTAGAACGTTAACGCTGGCGCTGCATCTTTCGCAAATTCTAGGAATGTTACTGCGCCGCCCACTTCAATATCTTCAACGAAATCCGTTTTGGTTAAGCCCATTACGTCCATTGTCATTTGGCATGCGATAAATTTAACGCCTAATTGTTGTGCCATTTCAACTAATTGTGAAATGGATGGTACGTTTGCATCTGCAAAACCTTGTGCAAAATGCTCTTTACCCGCTGGCATTTTTAATACATGCATTGCTTGCTTATGGATTAAGTTTAATCCTTCAAAAGTAAAGAAAATTTGTACTTCCTTTTCAGTAGCTGCCGCTGCTGTTGCAATATTGAATACTTTATACGCATCGAATAATCCACCGTTAGATGCGATGATTGCCACTTTGTTTGACATTATCAATTCCTCCTATGATTTAATACTATTAAATAGATGTTTCTAATTCGCCAGTCCAGCCGGTCATTCCTGGTAGTACATTGTAAACCTTTGTATAGCCTGCGTTTGCTAAAGTTTGTGCGCCCATATCAGAACGTGTACCTGTACGGCAAATGACATAAATTTCTTGATCCATGTCGAGTTCCTTCATGCGTGCTTCTAGCTCACCAATTGGCATAGAAACGGCACCTGAAACGTGACCGAATGCATATTCAGCTGCTTCACGAACATCTAGTACGATGCCTTTTTTCCCAACGATATCTTCATTTGAAATCGTTTGTTCGAATGTTTTTTCAGCCACTTCACTCGTTTCAGGATTGCATTTACGAATGTAATGAATCAGAACGTCGCCGTCTTCCGTTGTGCCGATATATTGATGGCCAACTGTTTTAGACCATGCAGCTAAATCCGCTTTTGAGCCTTTATCTGTTGCTAGCACTTCTAAAACCTGGCCTTCAGTTAACTCATTCATCGCCTTTTTTGTGCGAACGATCGGCATTGGACATGCTAAACCCTTTGCATCCAATTGCATATCTGCTTTAATTGCCATTATATTCTCTCCTAAATACCGCATGGGGTATGTTTTTATTTATAATTTACTCCAGATGTACGAAACATCTGGAGATTTTTAACTAGAAAATCATTTCACTTCTCCAGCCCAATTAAGCATGCCACCTGTCATATTTGTTACATCATAGCCTTGTGCGTCTAAAATTGATGTAGCTTGACCACTGCGCCCTCCAGAACGACAAACCATTACATACGCTTTACTTTTATCAAGTTCATGCATACGGAATTCTAATAATCCAAGTGGAATATTAACGATACCTGGAATATGCCCTTCTTGTACCTCGCCCACTTCACGTACGTCGATTAAATGGATTTGTTCCCCAGCTTCTAAACGTTGCTGTAGTTCTGTTGTTGTCATTGATTTCAATTTCATTTCCTCCTATCAATTACGCCTCGGCGTAATTGCGTCCAGATTTTTTTCGAGCTTGCTCGAAAGCACTCACAAAAAATCTGTGACATCCGCCGGGGTTCGAATCCCCACTGAATAAATTTGTATATTTAACATTCATCCCTCACTTATAGAAGTAGGAACCTTCTGCTGAAGCAAGTTAAAAGGCACTCATGCCGCCACGGACATTTGTTACTTTTTCATACCCCAATTTTTTTAACTGTTTGCACGCTTGACTTGAGCGTATGCCACTTTGACAAATAACAACGATTTCCTTATCTTTTGGCACTTTCGAAAAATCTGAACCTAATGGCATATTTTTAAATTGCTTAATGTTACGCCCTTTAAATTCAGCTGGTGTACGCACATCAAGGAAATATTTATCTTTGTCATTTAAAATGGTTTTGAGTTCGCTCGTAGAAATTGCTTTCGTTCCTTTAGCTGGTTTCATTCTCCAAACGAAGAAGGCGACAACTATTGCAATAATAATGAGTGTTTCCATAGGTTCCTCCTTTAAATGAACAGGTTGACTGTACCTTCTTCAGCATCAGCTAAATACGCGGCGACTCCTGCATAATCGATATTATCAATTAGTTCTTCTTGTTGAAGTCCTAGTAAATCCATTGTCATCGTACATGTTACAAGTTTTATGTCTTGCTCTTGAGCCATATCGATCAGCTGCGTTAAAGTTAGTGCATTATGCTTTTTCATCACATGCTTGATCATTTTAGGACCCATGCCCAACATTTGCATTTTAGATAAACCTAATTTTTCAGCACCTTTTGGCATCATTTTAGCGAACATTTTTTCTAAGAACCCTTTTTTCACTTCTTCTGACTCTTGTTTACGCAATGCATTAATTCCCCAGAATGTATGGAAGATTGTTACTTCATGATCATAGGCTGCTGCACCATTCGCAATAATGTAAGCGGCCATCGCTTTATCGTAATCTCCACTAAATAAAACGATTGTCGTTCTTTTCTTTTCCATTCCTTCCTCCTGTACCCATATACCC is drawn from Solibacillus sp. R5-41 and contains these coding sequences:
- a CDS encoding GTPase; the encoded protein is MTEEITIETLVKENPPPLHQLIERLKPLHLILSQNSYVKDTTRRLKRMIDDSESQPMLVLLGKERVGKTTLINSLLGRALFTVGNSQPTNISTFIRFGEQECIKAFFLDGVIATFDISKLHLITVSDTFSAQIIREHLDYIEVYIKHDLLKDVTLVDSVALEVGPNNTAYFSQTLLQRVDEVFWVLRNGSPATEDEVNLLKKMKTFAIEPHFIINGIDEADVDVTQFIASEKARYGHLIGDVLAVSAEQALEARKTHNMQLLIDSRITELSQLIQRIVSNQVKKTRHVSEQFIHWLERLRKEVEMIPTREPYLSAFENVERYNSEAEFEFTRQQRDKALISSYEEEYENVSGIFHNVQTLYQLLQKLASELYLRDAQVEKYEGNAALYQQFVRDYRKLHGEYSMEFTRFEKQYKKMTGKSLSFPINEPEIAGFVKERIATLNKMQQQCTEKLEAIQKYEVYVCENLYAVQNRLNDLAAKRLKSIITQLSDLNIQRKNERVSLKSYVDKLAEFNCIVEAQGFLREAVLPYIEGEQLPLSEQEKQHIRNTIDCICAVDLTHEALYKRSTIPEPDDLMTQFEFESKYKLIGLSLTESDVKSDLPELPTEINYGLA
- a CDS encoding rhodanese-like domain-containing protein, translated to METLIIIAIVVAFFVWRMKPAKGTKAISTSELKTILNDKDKYFLDVRTPAEFKGRNIKQFKNMPLGSDFSKVPKDKEIVVICQSGIRSSQACKQLKKLGYEKVTNVRGGMSAF
- a CDS encoding rhodanese-like domain-containing protein: MKSMTTTELQQRLEAGEQIHLIDVREVGEVQEGHIPGIVNIPLGLLEFRMHELDKSKAYVMVCRSGGRSGQATSILDAQGYDVTNMTGGMLNWAGEVK
- a CDS encoding DsrE/DsrF/DrsH-like family protein; translation: MEKKRTTIVLFSGDYDKAMAAYIIANGAAAYDHEVTIFHTFWGINALRKQESEEVKKGFLEKMFAKMMPKGAEKLGLSKMQMLGMGPKMIKHVMKKHNALTLTQLIDMAQEQDIKLVTCTMTMDLLGLQQEELIDNIDYAGVAAYLADAEEGTVNLFI
- a CDS encoding sulfite exporter TauE/SafE family protein, which gives rise to MDFTITYILVIFAIGFVGSFVSGMLGVGGSIIKYPMLLYIPPIFGLASFTAHEVSGISAVQVLFASMAGVWAYRKGGLLNKQLIIYMGGAILVGSFIGSYGSGFLSEEAVNIVYGTLALIAAVMMFVPKKQLDDQPLNEVTFNKPLAAGLALVVGMCSGIVGAAGGFLLVPIMLTVLKIPTRMTIATSLAVTFISSIGGSVGKLMTGQVEYWPAFIMIIASILAAPLGAKMGKTMNTKVLQSFLAILIAATAIKIWTDILL
- a CDS encoding VOC family protein, producing the protein MNIIVTSLFVEDQEKALKFYTETLGFVKKHDVPSGKFRWITLVSSENQGGTELVLEPNENPTAKNYQTNLVAQGIPATMFGVEDIHDEYKRLSESGVKFTMEPTKMGDFTIAVFDDTCGNLIQIIQK
- a CDS encoding DUF3298 domain-containing protein, whose amino-acid sequence is MDDKLKKIKKQYEDVPIPKELDEVIENSLKRKPKKRNKVSWLLGSAAAASIIFIGGINASPAMAKSLAQIPVLSAVVEVLTFTEYEVKDGNYEANIKVPQITGDSDEIQALNAQFEAEGKALYEEFTEEISYMDGGHLGIDSGYIVETDTDQLLSMGRYVVNTVGSSSTVMQYTTIDKEKQIALTLPSLFKDASYIPAISEYIQQQMRDEMIETNGESTYWLVETDSMGFEEITKEQNFFITEQGKLVIAFDKYEVAPGYMGLVKFEIPTELIQEMLVSYVYIH
- a CDS encoding multidrug efflux SMR transporter, encoding MTKYWLLVLLAGLIEIIWAMGLKYASTIWMWGGVVVLIILSFYILILANDKLPVATVYAVFTGIGTAGTVIVETILFNEPISFSKIGFIALLLVGVIGLKLVSDEPQETRDA
- a CDS encoding DNA-3-methyladenine glycosylase I, encoding MNRCAWVKLDEPIYVAYHDEEWGVPVYEDRHLFEMICLEGAQAGLSWLTILKKREGYRQAFDQFDAEKIIHYDAVKLAELKENSAIIRNRLKIQSVVTNANAFLAMQQKHGSFSNYIWSFVDGKPIINHWKSIAEVPITTEISDRMSKQLKKDGFKFVGSTICYSFMQAVGMVNDHTTDCLCRK
- a CDS encoding DsrE/DsrF/DrsH-like family protein is translated as MSNKVAIIASNGGLFDAYKVFNIATAAAATEKEVQIFFTFEGLNLIHKQAMHVLKMPAGKEHFAQGFADANVPSISQLVEMAQQLGVKFIACQMTMDVMGLTKTDFVEDIEVGGAVTFLEFAKDAAPALTF
- a CDS encoding RNA polymerase sigma factor, which gives rise to MDVKLEQLFTDFVRDNKKQLYLFAYSYVKNEQDALDIIQDSIQKAWLSLHTLEKKAQMKSWLFQIIARTAIDFLRKMKRIQVMDDEKLKYLSPQQQDTYEDVDLENAMDHLPLPLREVIILRYFEDLKLEDVAIILNIPLSTAKSRLYKALKLLKIELSDEGSKEYG
- a CDS encoding MBL fold metallo-hydrolase is translated as MTVAKWTAADVARKVIDNQELFILDVRNADAFEDWKIDGHQFDYLNIPYFDLLDGVEEVLSEIPTNKDVLVVCAKEGSSIMIAEMLSEAGREVAYLEGGMKSWSMYLEPIKVGGLQNGGELYQFVRLGKGCLSYMVISEGEAALIDAVRFTEVFTKFAEEKNVIITHVFDTHLHADHISGGRQIAEVTGATYYLPEKDAKEVVFDYTKLEDGLTVQIGASKIDVGALYSPGHTIGSTSFVVDHKYLLTGDILFIDSIGRPDLAGLAEDWVGDLRETLYKRYRTLAKDLIVLPAHFMIIEELNEDGTVSKRLGDLFAENHGLNVEDEAIFRSMVTDNLPPQPNAYQEIRHVNMGKITPSDEEQTEMEIGPNRCAVR
- a CDS encoding TetR/AcrR family transcriptional regulator — its product is MTIQKIKAAAFKNFAVNGYNGGSLAQIAEEVGIKKQSIYTYFKSKDELYTTLSKEAMEFELAFVEQFIEENKKEEMEETLFQLLHACELRYTGQDVTKFFLRSSFFVPPHLEKQLNGHIYFYLDSLEQQFTHYFKLQSIAVTPNEAAISYLALLDSLFVELLYGGQARFEKRLHASWTVFYRGLTN
- a CDS encoding nucleoside deaminase — translated: MKQFMERAVQLAIANVQEGGQPFGAVLVMDEQIIAEGVNELHVVHDVSGHAELLAIRRAQQQLQTNDLSGFTMYASGEPCAMCLSAMYFANIKDIYYCESVKQAAKVGLDKSKFIYNELKKDRAERTVSMQQIPLESEQQSPMKVWESK
- a CDS encoding multidrug efflux SMR transporter, which produces MAWVYLIFAGLFEVGGVIGMNKVVQKRSIGAFAILFGSFTCSFTLLALAMKTLPMGLSYAVWTGIGTVGGTLVGMLFYKESKNWKRILFISFIIIAVVGLKVTQ
- a CDS encoding sulfurtransferase TusA family protein; translation: MAIKADMQLDAKGLACPMPIVRTKKAMNELTEGQVLEVLATDKGSKADLAAWSKTVGHQYIGTTEDGDVLIHYIRKCNPETSEVAEKTFEQTISNEDIVGKKGIVLDVREAAEYAFGHVSGAVSMPIGELEARMKELDMDQEIYVICRTGTRSDMGAQTLANAGYTKVYNVLPGMTGWTGELETSI
- a CDS encoding sulfurtransferase TusA family protein translates to MNITQTLDAKGFACPMPIVRTKKAIDTLNSGEILEVLVTDKGAINDFAAWSKAGSHTILEQKEVDGVIYFYIQKA